A stretch of the Rhizomicrobium sp. genome encodes the following:
- a CDS encoding transcriptional regulator, translating to MEQPDPTIHQPVRLKIMAALKALSDNEPLEFVRLKEIAGATEGNLGAHITSLETAGYVTVAKDFAGKRPRTRVTLTRAGRHAFENYVAYLRSILDTGSPTTR from the coding sequence ATGGAACAGCCCGATCCCACCATCCACCAGCCGGTGCGGCTCAAGATCATGGCGGCGCTCAAAGCGCTCTCGGACAACGAGCCGCTGGAGTTCGTCCGCCTCAAGGAGATCGCCGGCGCCACCGAGGGCAATCTCGGCGCCCACATCACCAGCCTGGAGACGGCCGGCTATGTGACCGTCGCCAAGGACTTCGCCGGCAAGCGTCCGCGCACCCGCGTCACCCTGACCCGCGCCGGCCGTCACGCCTTTGAGAACTATGTCGCCTATCTGCGCAGCATCCTCGATACCGGGAGCCCTACAACACGCTGA
- a CDS encoding protein meaA, which translates to MTRDKPWIFRTYAGHSSAKASNALYRGNLAKGQTGLSVAFDLPTQTGYDSDDELAKGEVGKVGVPVSHIGDMRALFDGIPLDKMNTSMTINAPAAWLLALYVAVADEQGAPRSSLTGTTQNDIIKEYLARGTYIFPPKPAMRLTTDTIAFTTAELPKWNPINLCSYHLQEAGADAVEEAAFALATAVSTLDACKARGAIPPAEFPKAVGRMSFFVNSGVKFITEICKLRAMGELWDEITRDRYGVEDPKLRLFRYGVQVNSLGLTEQQPENNVYRVLFGMLGVTLSKNARARAVQLPAWNEALGLPRPWDQQWSLRLQQIGAFETDMLDYGDIFDGSKVIGEKVAQLKVQIREEMERIAALGGTATQDALEYMKERLVASNAARVEAIERGDEIRVGVNAYRETEVSPLTSGNGHFMTVDEAAEGEQIAQLKAWRAARDNTKVAAALAALERAAREDDVNVMPVSIDCAKAGVTTGEWARALRKVFGEYRAPTGVAATAPARNDARIMQIREEVDAASRTLGRRLTFLVAKPGLDGHSNGAEQIAIRARDAGMDVIYHGIRHSPDDIVAEAKASRPHLIGLSVLSGSHVSLARDVVTKLRAAGLGDIKVVAGGIIPAEDEATLKASGIDAVFSPKDYDLNQIMHGLVELAVR; encoded by the coding sequence ATGACCCGCGACAAGCCCTGGATTTTCCGCACCTATGCCGGCCATTCGAGCGCCAAGGCGTCGAACGCACTCTATCGCGGCAATCTGGCGAAGGGCCAGACCGGCCTCTCGGTCGCCTTCGATCTGCCGACCCAGACGGGCTACGATTCCGACGACGAACTCGCCAAGGGCGAGGTCGGCAAGGTCGGCGTGCCGGTCTCCCATATCGGCGACATGCGCGCGCTGTTCGACGGCATCCCGCTCGACAAGATGAACACCTCGATGACGATCAACGCGCCGGCCGCCTGGCTGCTCGCGCTCTACGTCGCGGTGGCGGACGAGCAGGGGGCGCCGCGCTCCAGCCTCACCGGCACGACGCAGAACGACATCATCAAGGAATATCTCGCGCGCGGGACCTACATCTTCCCGCCCAAGCCCGCGATGCGGCTGACCACGGACACCATCGCCTTCACGACGGCCGAATTGCCGAAATGGAATCCGATCAACCTCTGCTCCTATCACCTCCAGGAAGCCGGCGCCGACGCGGTGGAGGAGGCGGCGTTCGCCCTCGCCACCGCGGTCTCCACCCTCGATGCCTGCAAGGCGCGCGGCGCGATCCCGCCGGCGGAATTCCCCAAGGCCGTCGGGCGCATGAGCTTCTTCGTCAATTCCGGCGTGAAGTTCATCACCGAGATCTGCAAGCTGCGCGCGATGGGCGAATTGTGGGACGAGATCACCCGCGACCGCTACGGCGTCGAAGATCCCAAGCTGCGGCTCTTCCGCTATGGGGTGCAGGTCAATTCGCTCGGCCTCACCGAGCAGCAGCCGGAGAACAACGTCTATCGCGTGTTGTTCGGCATGCTGGGCGTGACGCTCAGCAAGAATGCGCGGGCCCGCGCCGTGCAGCTGCCCGCCTGGAACGAGGCGCTCGGCCTGCCGCGCCCCTGGGACCAGCAGTGGTCGTTGCGGCTGCAGCAGATCGGCGCCTTCGAGACCGACATGCTCGACTATGGCGACATCTTCGACGGCTCCAAGGTGATCGGCGAGAAGGTGGCGCAGCTGAAAGTGCAGATCCGCGAGGAGATGGAACGCATCGCCGCGCTCGGCGGCACCGCCACCCAGGACGCGCTGGAATACATGAAGGAGCGGCTGGTCGCCTCCAACGCCGCGCGGGTCGAGGCGATCGAGCGCGGCGACGAGATCCGCGTCGGCGTCAACGCCTATCGGGAAACCGAGGTCTCGCCGCTCACCTCCGGCAACGGCCATTTCATGACGGTCGACGAAGCGGCGGAAGGCGAACAGATCGCGCAGCTCAAGGCGTGGCGCGCCGCGCGCGACAACACGAAAGTCGCTGCCGCGCTCGCCGCGCTGGAACGCGCGGCGCGGGAAGACGACGTGAACGTGATGCCGGTCTCGATCGACTGCGCCAAGGCCGGCGTCACCACGGGCGAATGGGCTCGCGCGCTGCGCAAGGTGTTCGGCGAATATCGCGCCCCCACCGGCGTCGCCGCGACCGCGCCGGCCCGCAACGACGCGCGCATCATGCAGATCCGCGAAGAGGTCGATGCCGCCTCCAGGACGCTGGGCCGCCGCCTGACCTTTCTGGTCGCCAAGCCCGGCCTCGACGGCCATTCCAACGGCGCCGAGCAGATCGCGATCCGCGCCCGCGACGCCGGCATGGACGTGATCTATCACGGCATCCGCCACTCGCCCGACGACATCGTCGCCGAGGCGAAGGCGTCGCGGCCGCACCTGATCGGCCTGTCGGTGCTGTCGGGCAGCCATGTCAGCCTCGCCCGCGACGTGGTGACGAAGCTCAGGGCGGCGGGTCTCGGCGACATCAAGGTGGTGGCCGGCGGCATCATCCCGGCGGAAGACGAAGCGACCCTCAAGGCCTCGGGCATCGACGCGGTGTTCAGCCCCAAGGACTACGACCTCAACCAGATCATGCACGGGCTCGTCGAGCTGGCGGTGCGGTAG
- a CDS encoding DUF1684 domain-containing protein: MRVPTLCTALAATLLLAAAPAPSPVETAWRASIVEANRDWAKVPHAILKIQDAAYLGEGQSATLTGSKGRPASYKWVPGKVQDGILTVTVQNHQVRGAMHGQAIDGPTLAKGVAIDNGIDIQGFSTQVSAGVTGVRVMLYNQTRADAVNFKGVEYFPYDPAYRVTATFKPDPKLPPRVFRTSRGTDKQFFHAGDATFVLNGKTFTLPFYAGENDPAKITDLSAFFMDDLTGSVAYGAGRYVDIDHFGAFPPKTATIDFNDAYNPNCARSAFFTCPVAVDSIATAVKAGEKDPHRKH, encoded by the coding sequence ATGCGCGTTCCGACCTTGTGTACCGCCCTTGCGGCGACCCTCCTGCTCGCCGCCGCGCCGGCACCGTCGCCGGTGGAGACGGCGTGGCGGGCTTCGATCGTGGAGGCGAACCGCGACTGGGCCAAGGTCCCGCATGCCATCCTCAAGATCCAGGATGCGGCCTATCTCGGCGAGGGGCAGAGCGCGACGCTGACCGGCAGCAAGGGCCGGCCGGCGAGCTACAAATGGGTCCCGGGCAAGGTTCAGGACGGCATCCTGACCGTGACCGTGCAGAACCACCAGGTCCGCGGGGCGATGCATGGCCAGGCCATCGACGGACCCACCCTCGCCAAAGGCGTCGCCATCGACAACGGCATCGACATCCAGGGCTTCAGCACGCAGGTGAGCGCCGGCGTGACGGGCGTCCGCGTCATGCTCTACAACCAGACGCGCGCCGATGCGGTGAACTTCAAAGGGGTCGAGTACTTCCCCTATGATCCCGCCTATCGCGTGACCGCAACCTTCAAGCCCGATCCGAAGCTGCCGCCGCGCGTCTTCCGCACCTCGCGCGGCACCGACAAGCAGTTCTTCCATGCCGGCGACGCGACCTTCGTGCTGAACGGCAAGACCTTCACCCTGCCCTTCTATGCAGGCGAGAACGATCCGGCGAAGATCACCGATCTCTCGGCCTTCTTCATGGACGACCTGACCGGCAGCGTCGCCTACGGCGCGGGCCGCTATGTCGATATCGACCATTTCGGCGCCTTCCCGCCGAAGACCGCGACCATCGATTTCAACGATGCCTACAATCCCAACTGCGCCCGCTCGGCCTTCTTCACTTGCCCGGTCGCGGTCGACAGCATCGCTACCGCGGTCAAGGCCGGCGAGAAGGATCCGCACAGAAAGCATTGA
- a CDS encoding MBL fold metallo-hydrolase, whose product MNAWLRRALIALVVLLVLGGGAYYWLVLESGTPSGTFALDIKEVRRLADSLPGPKALAIHDEHVATFAFRRNLVLAGDGWAPLPMAVFAYKVDYGPHIVIVDTGLSPRGAQELGATIDEDAYRRVRSALKYAAVIVVTHEHNDHIGGLLASPWMELELAHAKLTTEQVAHLDDYNPSYRKEGFATYKPVSYARYLAVAPGVVLIKAPGHTPGSQMVYVKLANGQEYLFTGDVAWTMRNIDTRRERARATTLVLKEDRDAVLAQLAALNALKAAEPKLHIVPGHDLDAVTALEDKGLLVKTFGNGRAT is encoded by the coding sequence ATGAACGCATGGCTCAGGCGGGCGCTGATCGCGCTCGTGGTCTTACTCGTGCTCGGCGGCGGTGCGTATTACTGGCTCGTCCTGGAGAGCGGCACGCCGTCCGGGACCTTCGCGCTCGACATCAAGGAGGTGCGGCGGCTGGCCGATTCGCTGCCGGGGCCGAAGGCGCTGGCGATCCACGACGAGCATGTCGCGACCTTCGCCTTCCGCCGCAACCTCGTGCTGGCGGGCGATGGCTGGGCCCCGCTGCCGATGGCGGTGTTCGCCTACAAGGTCGATTACGGCCCGCATATCGTCATCGTCGACACCGGCCTCAGCCCGCGCGGAGCGCAGGAGCTGGGCGCGACGATCGATGAGGATGCCTATCGCCGGGTGCGCTCGGCGCTGAAATACGCCGCCGTGATCGTGGTCACGCATGAGCACAACGACCATATCGGCGGCCTGCTCGCCTCGCCCTGGATGGAGCTGGAGCTGGCGCATGCCAAGCTGACGACGGAGCAGGTCGCGCATCTCGACGACTACAATCCGAGCTATCGCAAGGAAGGCTTCGCGACCTACAAGCCGGTCTCATATGCGCGCTATCTCGCGGTGGCGCCGGGCGTGGTGCTGATCAAGGCGCCGGGCCACACGCCGGGCAGCCAGATGGTCTATGTGAAGCTCGCGAACGGGCAGGAATATCTCTTCACCGGCGACGTCGCCTGGACGATGCGCAATATCGATACGCGGCGGGAGCGGGCGCGCGCGACCACGCTGGTGCTGAAGGAGGATCGCGATGCGGTGTTGGCGCAGCTCGCGGCGCTCAACGCGCTGAAGGCGGCGGAGCCGAAGCTGCACATCGTGCCGGGGCACGACCTGGACGCGGTGACGGCGCTGGAGGACAAGGGATTGCTGGTCAAGACCTTCGGCAATGGGCGGGCGACTTAA
- a CDS encoding VOC family protein, with the protein MEINGVAHTFITTGDFAKARAFYGQLLPFLGLSIVIDTPDTFYCVGGRTGFGIRAPAAEHAGQRFKQGAVGLHHHCWRARERADIDAAHAFLESIGATIVHPPQQDDFVPGYYSLLFEDPDGTRLEINHVPGRGLLAPGGAPVDGAQGNQEA; encoded by the coding sequence ATGGAAATCAACGGCGTCGCGCACACCTTCATCACCACGGGCGACTTCGCGAAGGCGCGCGCGTTCTACGGACAGCTCCTGCCCTTCCTGGGACTGTCGATCGTCATCGACACGCCCGACACCTTCTATTGCGTCGGCGGCCGTACCGGCTTCGGCATCCGCGCGCCTGCCGCCGAACATGCCGGCCAGCGCTTCAAACAGGGCGCCGTGGGCCTGCACCACCATTGCTGGCGCGCCCGCGAACGCGCCGATATCGACGCGGCGCACGCCTTCCTCGAAAGCATCGGCGCGACCATCGTGCACCCGCCGCAGCAGGACGATTTCGTGCCCGGATATTACTCCCTGCTGTTCGAGGATCCCGATGGCACGCGGCTGGAGATCAATCACGTGCCCGGCCGCGGCCTGCTTGCGCCCGGCGGCGCGCCTGTGGACGGGGCGCAAGGCAACCAAGAGGCTTAA
- a CDS encoding glycosyltransferase 87 family protein yields the protein MLRFPVVADIRLARLPLVVAVALAAAYTLILAVLFLRHAWIVDSAGHPFFADFVAIWTSGHLALQGTALSAYDGHALHNAELATIGHDAPGYLGWPYPPIYFFVAAAAASLDFTAAFLLIGLATLAAHALVVAAIARDRSAALFACAAPWAFAALYAGQNGFLTAALLGGALLAIPRRPILAGLALGLLTFKPQYGLLFPLALLADGRWRVILSALAATLALWLLAGAVFGFATFGAFFHRLSETGQTLVVEGAVGWHKLQSVYGATRWLGGSTAVAGLLQAAATLAALAGSAVLWRSRRVFALKAAGLAAAAPLATPYVFLYDFPVLAVAVAFLYRERPFDRIEFAALAAALACSVAAAAYAIPSGAVAVPIVLALVGRRAVSRSAMAVSPRRLLPDALLS from the coding sequence ATGCTCCGCTTTCCCGTCGTTGCCGATATACGCCTCGCGCGCCTGCCGCTTGTCGTCGCCGTGGCGCTGGCCGCTGCCTACACCTTGATCCTTGCCGTGCTCTTCCTGCGCCATGCCTGGATCGTCGATTCGGCAGGCCATCCGTTCTTCGCCGATTTCGTCGCGATCTGGACCTCGGGCCATCTGGCGCTCCAGGGCACGGCCTTGTCGGCCTATGACGGCCACGCGCTGCACAATGCCGAGCTCGCCACCATCGGCCATGACGCGCCCGGCTATCTCGGCTGGCCCTATCCGCCGATCTACTTCTTCGTCGCGGCCGCCGCGGCATCGCTGGACTTCACCGCCGCCTTCCTGCTGATCGGGCTGGCGACGTTGGCGGCGCATGCGCTGGTTGTCGCGGCGATCGCCCGCGACCGCAGCGCCGCTCTGTTCGCCTGTGCCGCGCCTTGGGCGTTCGCCGCGCTGTACGCCGGACAGAACGGGTTCCTGACCGCGGCGCTGCTTGGCGGGGCGCTGCTGGCCATCCCGCGGCGGCCCATCCTCGCCGGCCTCGCCCTGGGCCTTCTCACCTTCAAGCCGCAATATGGCCTGCTGTTTCCTCTTGCGCTGCTGGCCGATGGACGGTGGCGCGTCATCCTGTCGGCCCTGGCCGCGACCCTTGCGCTGTGGCTGCTCGCCGGCGCGGTGTTCGGCTTCGCGACCTTCGGCGCGTTTTTCCATAGGCTGTCGGAGACCGGCCAGACGCTGGTCGTGGAAGGGGCGGTCGGCTGGCACAAGCTGCAAAGCGTCTATGGCGCGACGCGCTGGCTCGGCGGCTCCACGGCGGTGGCCGGCCTGCTGCAGGCCGCGGCGACGCTCGCGGCGCTTGCCGGCAGCGCCGTGCTCTGGCGCAGCCGGCGGGTCTTCGCGCTGAAAGCCGCGGGCCTCGCCGCGGCGGCGCCGCTCGCGACGCCTTACGTCTTCCTCTACGACTTTCCCGTGCTGGCGGTCGCCGTCGCCTTCCTCTATCGCGAACGCCCCTTCGACCGGATCGAGTTCGCCGCGCTCGCCGCCGCGCTTGCCTGTTCGGTGGCCGCCGCCGCATACGCGATTCCGTCGGGCGCGGTGGCGGTACCGATCGTCCTGGCGCTGGTCGGGCGCCGCGCCGTCAGCCGAAGCGCGATGGCCGTCTCGCCGCGCCGTCTTTTGCCGGACGCTTTGCTTTCTTGA
- the ccrA gene encoding crotonyl-CoA carboxylase/reductase: MALSPAETRPSLEVYKDLYEIGEIPPLGHVPAKMYAWTIRKERHGEPEKSFQIEVVPTWELDSHDVLILVMAAGVNYNGVWAGLGTPISPIDGHKNPYHIAGSDASGIVWAVGSKVTRWKVGDEIVVHCNQDDGDDEECNGGDPMFSPSQRIWGYETPDGSFAQFARVQDRQLMERPRHLTWEESACYTLTLATTYRMFFGHRPHILRPGHNVLVWGASGGLGSFAIQLCAVSGANAIGVISDETKREFVLSLGAKGVINRKDFKCWGQMPAVNTPEYDAWTKEARKFGKAIWDITGKGVDVDMVFEHPGESTFPVSCLVVKRGGMVVFCAGTTGYNITFDARYVWMRQKRIQGSHFANLLQASQANRLVVERRIDPCMSEVFSWADIPRAHTKMWKNEHLPGNMAVLVNAQHTGLRTFEDVIEASKGD; this comes from the coding sequence ATGGCGTTGTCACCGGCCGAGACGCGGCCCTCGCTGGAAGTCTACAAGGATCTCTACGAGATCGGCGAAATCCCGCCGCTCGGTCATGTGCCGGCCAAGATGTATGCCTGGACGATCCGCAAGGAGCGCCATGGCGAACCCGAGAAATCCTTCCAGATCGAGGTCGTACCGACCTGGGAGCTCGATTCCCACGACGTGCTGATCCTCGTGATGGCGGCGGGCGTGAACTACAACGGCGTCTGGGCCGGGCTCGGCACGCCGATCTCGCCGATCGACGGGCACAAAAATCCCTATCACATCGCGGGCTCCGACGCGTCGGGCATCGTGTGGGCCGTGGGCTCCAAGGTCACGCGCTGGAAGGTCGGCGACGAGATCGTGGTGCACTGCAACCAGGACGACGGCGACGACGAGGAATGCAATGGCGGCGATCCGATGTTCTCGCCCAGCCAGCGCATCTGGGGCTATGAGACGCCCGACGGCTCCTTCGCGCAATTCGCCCGCGTGCAGGACCGCCAGCTGATGGAACGGCCGCGCCATCTGACCTGGGAGGAGAGCGCCTGCTACACGCTCACCCTGGCGACGACCTATCGGATGTTCTTCGGCCACCGGCCGCACATCCTGCGCCCGGGACACAATGTGCTGGTGTGGGGCGCGAGCGGCGGATTGGGCTCCTTTGCGATCCAGCTCTGCGCCGTGTCGGGCGCCAACGCGATCGGCGTCATCTCGGACGAGACCAAGCGGGAGTTCGTGCTCTCGCTCGGCGCCAAGGGCGTGATCAACCGCAAGGACTTCAAGTGCTGGGGCCAGATGCCAGCGGTCAATACGCCCGAATATGACGCGTGGACCAAGGAAGCGCGCAAGTTCGGCAAGGCGATCTGGGACATCACCGGCAAGGGCGTCGATGTCGACATGGTGTTCGAGCATCCCGGCGAGTCGACCTTTCCGGTCTCCTGCCTCGTCGTGAAGCGCGGCGGCATGGTCGTGTTCTGCGCCGGCACCACCGGCTACAACATCACCTTCGATGCGCGCTATGTCTGGATGCGGCAGAAGCGCATCCAGGGCTCGCATTTCGCCAACCTGCTGCAGGCGAGCCAGGCGAACCGGCTGGTGGTCGAGCGCCGCATCGATCCGTGCATGTCGGAAGTGTTCTCCTGGGCCGACATCCCGCGCGCCCACACCAAGATGTGGAAGAACGAGCACCTGCCCGGCAACATGGCGGTGCTGGTCAACGCCCAGCACACCGGACTGCGCACCTTCGAGGACGTCATCGAGGCATCGAAGGGCGATTAG